From Ruminococcaceae bacterium KH2T8, one genomic window encodes:
- a CDS encoding mannose-6-phosphate isomerase, class I/mannose-1-phosphate guanylyltransferase/mannose-6-phosphate isomerase,TIGR01479, with amino-acid sequence MKCLILAGGKGERLWPLSRANYPKQFIQVRRNHSSFQDTVARNIPFCDEFIIVTSIEYRFIIADQMRAFQGISYRCVYEETPRRTNASVVLSTMMLQPSEYVFVVSSDLLIEADNGYRDAILKAKKSASQGNISIFAIPEDESDFSSKYGYISGLNDDKSEMRYIEKPADRSLLGSDIYRNLGMMLFRAGDLLNEVSRIDGDLFAAYKNSFSKRKFDSGNLILSKDMLEPLPAVSVEHFVLENTDRLSAVVSGFSWNELTDLEDLALVSDNDLGISVMSESDRSIVINDSADRAVVVNGVEDVIVVNTEDAVYVGKRGDSSSVKGVLFDNPVIRPFVQKGVTSYRQWGFFTVLESDDTHYIRRVTVRPGRTIYSHSHGNRTENWVVLSGKSHIVMNGEKSVREAPFSLIVPENTEHQISNIGDTDLEFIEVTYGEGLLLEENLPRTSKDIGEATLGVSNEQVIKLRPAFKDYLWGGSRLRTEYKMKCDYDNIAEAWILSAHPDGQSTVASGKHAGLFLSQYIDTVGKDVLGWKCSHLEDFPLLIKLIDAAQDLSVQVHPDDDYAMANESQYGKNEMWYVIDCEEGSGLYVGFNKDVTEEELRSKIADGTVTEILNFVPTHPGDVFFIPAGTVHAIGKGNLILEVQQSSTCTYRLYDFDRKDKFGNCRELHIDKAMAVIDMKRYVPFESESGGNTVCRCKYFESLIYDISKDAPETIIRDESRFESLVVIKGTCTVSAGDSEVVLEAGECAFLNAGDSSVVLSGDCKVMLCRV; translated from the coding sequence ATGAAGTGTCTGATCCTGGCAGGCGGTAAGGGCGAAAGGCTCTGGCCCCTATCAAGAGCCAACTACCCTAAGCAGTTCATACAGGTGCGCAGGAATCACTCATCCTTCCAGGATACGGTGGCGCGCAATATCCCTTTCTGCGACGAATTCATAATCGTAACGAGCATCGAATACAGGTTCATCATCGCCGATCAGATGAGAGCCTTCCAGGGAATATCCTACAGATGCGTATATGAAGAGACCCCGAGAAGGACAAATGCGTCAGTCGTATTATCGACCATGATGCTCCAGCCTTCCGAATATGTATTCGTAGTATCTTCGGACCTTCTGATCGAAGCCGATAACGGTTATCGTGATGCGATATTAAAGGCTAAGAAGTCGGCATCTCAGGGTAATATCAGCATATTTGCCATCCCCGAAGACGAATCGGATTTCAGCAGTAAGTACGGATATATTTCGGGACTTAACGATGATAAGTCTGAGATGAGATACATCGAGAAGCCGGCCGACAGGAGCCTTCTGGGTAGTGATATCTACAGGAACCTCGGCATGATGCTCTTCAGGGCCGGAGATCTTCTGAACGAAGTATCAAGGATCGACGGCGATCTTTTTGCAGCATATAAGAACAGCTTTTCCAAAAGGAAGTTCGACAGCGGTAACCTCATCCTTTCAAAGGATATGCTCGAGCCGCTCCCCGCAGTGTCCGTTGAGCATTTCGTACTCGAAAATACCGACAGGCTCAGTGCCGTTGTATCGGGATTCAGCTGGAACGAGCTTACGGACCTGGAAGATCTGGCACTTGTTTCGGATAATGACCTCGGCATCAGTGTCATGAGCGAAAGCGACAGGAGCATCGTCATAAATGACTCCGCTGATAGGGCAGTAGTAGTAAACGGTGTCGAAGACGTTATCGTAGTAAATACGGAAGATGCGGTCTATGTCGGTAAGAGGGGCGACAGCAGTTCGGTAAAGGGCGTGCTCTTTGATAATCCCGTTATCCGACCTTTCGTTCAGAAAGGCGTAACTTCCTACAGACAGTGGGGTTTCTTTACAGTTCTCGAAAGCGATGACACACATTATATAAGACGCGTAACGGTAAGACCCGGAAGAACTATCTATTCACATAGTCACGGTAACAGGACCGAGAACTGGGTGGTATTGAGCGGCAAGTCCCATATCGTCATGAACGGTGAAAAGTCGGTAAGAGAAGCTCCTTTCTCCCTGATCGTTCCCGAGAATACTGAGCACCAGATCTCCAATATCGGCGACACTGATCTCGAGTTCATTGAAGTCACATACGGTGAAGGACTGCTCCTTGAGGAGAATCTCCCGAGAACCTCTAAGGACATCGGTGAAGCTACGCTCGGTGTTTCAAATGAACAGGTCATAAAGCTCAGGCCCGCTTTCAAGGATTACCTTTGGGGCGGCAGCAGGCTTCGCACGGAATATAAGATGAAGTGCGATTACGATAATATCGCGGAGGCTTGGATACTCTCGGCTCATCCGGATGGTCAGTCCACCGTCGCATCGGGCAAGCATGCGGGACTTTTCTTAAGCCAGTATATCGATACGGTAGGTAAGGATGTACTCGGCTGGAAGTGTTCTCACCTTGAGGATTTCCCGCTCCTTATAAAGCTCATCGACGCCGCTCAGGATCTGTCCGTTCAGGTGCACCCCGACGATGACTACGCGATGGCGAATGAGTCTCAGTACGGCAAGAATGAGATGTGGTATGTCATCGACTGCGAAGAAGGCTCGGGTCTTTATGTCGGGTTTAATAAGGACGTGACCGAAGAGGAGCTTCGCTCGAAGATCGCAGACGGAACAGTCACGGAGATCTTGAACTTTGTTCCCACGCATCCCGGTGACGTATTCTTCATCCCGGCAGGAACGGTCCATGCGATCGGCAAGGGCAACCTGATCTTAGAAGTTCAGCAGAGCAGCACATGTACATACAGACTTTACGACTTCGACCGAAAGGATAAGTTCGGCAACTGCCGCGAGCTTCATATCGATAAGGCGATGGCCGTGATCGACATGAAGAGATATGTTCCTTTCGAATCCGAAAGCGGCGGTAATACAGTCTGCAGATGCAAGTATTTCGAGAGCCTTATCTACGATATCTCGAAGGATGCTCCCGAGACGATCATCAGGGATGAGAGCCGATTCGAGTCGCTGGTAGTAATAAAAGGAACCTGTACCGTCAGTGCG